In Zingiber officinale cultivar Zhangliang chromosome 11B, Zo_v1.1, whole genome shotgun sequence, a single window of DNA contains:
- the LOC122033501 gene encoding condensin-2 complex subunit H2-like, translated as MNDKEHLPGSDEPAGSPFQFLQPNRNLQTNWEVDLAKKLEEYLLKICSGEVSTDQDHELHSVNFAEAALLLQGSAQIYSRKVEYLYSLVLHVLEFLSQKRQLQNEKDSNQPDGSKFNNVLNEENESFLELDDVPVEAKISLVGVLDKNESSKLCAKPPANLLVLEGDCLDSSGDGSELESYLLATCAFYGDFLLLDPSDARAVYDFSRASKGDDNDIVTHTGTPARSKTARNSFNSPTIRSLGAACKSNFGKNQGSELNKISENNCAFEINNDTQIPTFHIGIDNYSDHDNCQVDEPNFGCSTPRDESDGDDDDPWKPLNPHELGNLKVKPNKRIKEFGRQIIHYKRQCTQAPQFPIVKPDAIVDSELPVSFESQKNLQESQSLPIFEKLRRTLISAEWGKNDGFCNFVNDHDDNGFGSPDFSQDEIDLPNTIFDEEDVPLCNMKGDPVVSECPEAFQHDNHDSHASLEDLCRSHLDALLANIAETQTQTELAARVSTWKQRIEHTLEEEETRPPFDIHLYGERIMDKAFSKADADGCISFSNIVNGQPKHEIARTFSALLQLVNNGNVDLQKAPACEEFICHTAANPFYVRLCGKYTRRGESVTRSARKRVKSPFRKGFRKVCSTSQADSPLESSVQNGKFSIEQLAKGSIIRLTPDGKRRRRSARLVESLDLQSSGG; from the exons ATGAACGATAAAGAACACCTCCCCGGATCCGACGAGCCCGCCGGGTCGCCGTTTCAGTTTCTTCAACCCAACCGCAACCTCCAAACTAACTGGGAGGTCGACCTCGCCAAAAAGCTCGAGGAGTACCTCTTGAAAATCTGTTCCGGCGAGGTTTCCACCGACCAGGACCACGAGCTCCACTCCGTGAATTTTGCCGAAG CTGCACTGCTTCTCCAAGGTTCAGCTCAGATTTATAGCCGGAAGGTGGAGTATCTTTATTCTCTGGTGTTACATGTGCTGGAGTTTCTCTCTCAAAAGAG GCAACTTCAAAATGAAAAAGATTCCAATCAACCTGATGGAAGCAAATTCAATAATGTTCTTAATGAAGAGAATGAATCATTTTTGGAGTTAGATGACGTTCCAG TTGAAGCAAAAATTTCTTTGGTTGGTGTACTTGATAAAAATGAATCTTCAAAGCTGTGTGCAAAGCCTCCTGCCAATTTGCTTGTGCTAGAAGGAGACTGTTTAGATTCTAGTGGTGATGGTAGTGAACTAGAATCGTACTTG TTAGCAACCTGTGCTTTTTATGGGGACTTTCTTTTGCTAGATCCTTCTGACGCTAGAGCCGTTTACGATTTTTCGAGAGCAAGTAAAGGTGATGACAATGATATTGTTACACATACTGGTACTCCAGCGAGGTCCAAAACTGCCCGCAATTCTTTTAATTCGCCAACTATAAGATCTTTGGGAGCTGCTTGTAAGTCAAATTTTGGAAAGAATCAAGGCAGCGAACTAAATAAAATTTCAGAGAATAATTGTGCCTTTGAGATCAACAATGATACCCAGATACCTACATTCCACATTGGCATTGATAATTATTCTGATCATGACAATTGTCAAGTAGATGAACCCAATTTTGGGTGTTCAACTCCTAGGGATGAATCTGATGGTGATGATGATGATCCGTGGAAACCATTGAATCCACATGAGCTGGGAAATTTGAAAGTGAAACCAAATAAAAGAA TCAAGGAGTTTGGAAGGCAAATTATTCACTACAAAAGGCAGTGCACTCAAGCACCTCAATTTCCTATTGTGAAACCTGATGCTATTGTTGATTCAGAGCTTCCAGTCTCATTTGAATCACAAAAAAATTTACAAGAATCTCAGTCACTTCCTATCTTCGAGAAG CTAAGAAGAACTCTCATCTCTGCAGAATGGGGCAAAAATGATGGATTTTGCAATTTTGTTAATGATCATGATGATAATGGGTTTGGCTCTCCTGATTTTAGTCAGGATGAGATTGATCTACCAAACACAATTTTTGATGAAGAGGATGTGCCTCTCTGCAACATG AAAGGTGATCCTGTTGTGTCTGAGTGTCCTGAAGCTTTTCAACATGATAATCATGATTCTCATGCAAGCCTTGAAGATTTGTGTCGCAGTCATCTG GATGCCTTGTTGGCTAATATAGCAGAAACACAAACGCAAACAGAGTTGGCAGCAAGGGTATCCACATGGAAGCAACGAATTGAACACACATTAGAAGAGGAA GAGACACGACCTccttttgacatccatttgtacGGTGAGAGAATTATGGACAAAGCTTTCTCGAAAGCAGACGCTGATGGGTGCATTTCCTTCTCAAACATTGTGAACGGCCAACCCAAACATGAAATTGCTAGGACATTTTCTGCCCTTCTCCAACTG GTCAATAATGGGAATGTTGACCTTCAGAAGGCTCCAGCTTGTGAAGAGTTTATATGTCATACAGCTGCAAATCCTTTCTATGTCAGGCTCTGTGGCAAGTATACCAGGAGGGGAGAATCCGTGACCCGTTCAGCTAGGAAGAGGGTGAAATCACCTTTTAGAAAAGGATTCCGAAAAGTCTGTTCCACTTCCCAGGCTGACTCACCTTTGGAATCATCAGTTCAAAATGGCAAGTTCTCGATTGAGCAGCTTGCTAAGGGCAGCATCATCAGGCTCACTCCCGATGGTAAAAGGCGAAGAAGGTCCGCTCGTCTTGTTGAGTCACTAGATTTACAGTCATCTGGAGGATGA